A window of Candidatus Krumholzibacteriota bacterium genomic DNA:
AGGAACCTGTCGGTCGAGGCCGGCGGCGCGGAGCGCGCGGCGGCCGGCTCAGCGGTCGGCGGCGGGAACCGCCAGCTCCCCCTCGGTGGCCGCGACGACGACCGAGGCGGAGATGTCACCGGTAATATTCACGACGGTGCGGCACATGTCCAGTATGCGGTCCACGCCGAGGATGAGGGCGATCCCCTCGAGGGGCACCCCGATCGTCTGGAGGACCATCGTGAGGGTGATGATCCCGATCCCCGGCACGCCGGCGGCCCCGATCGAGGCGAGGGTGGCCATGAGAACGATCGTCAGGAGGTCGCCGATCCCGAGGGAGAGGCCGTAGACCTGGGCGATGAAGACCGCCGCCACCCCCTGGTAGAGGGCGGTGCCGTCCATGTTGATCGTCGCGCCGAGGGGCAGGACGAAGCTTGCGACCTCCTCGGAGACGCCGAGGTTCTCCTCGGCGCACTCCATCGAGACGGGGAGCGTGGCGTTGCTCGAGGAGGTGGAGAAGGCGATGAGCTGCGCCGGGCGGATCGACCGGAAAAAGACGGCGGGCGAGATGCGTCCGAAAACGCGCACCGCCGTCGAGTAGACGAAAACGACGTGCAGGAAGAGCCCCGCGACGACGACGAGCGAGTACTTGAGGAGCGAGACGAGCACGGCCGAGCCGAACTGCCCGACGACCACCGCGATGAGGGCGAAGACGCCGAGGGGAGCGAGCTTCATCACGAGGTGGACCATCTGGATCATCGCCTCGCTCAGCGCGTCGAAGAAGCCCACGAGCGGCTGCCCGCGCCTGTCCGGCACGAGCGTGACGGCCACGCCGAGCAGGAGCGCGAAGAAGATGATCTGGAGCATGTTCGCCTCGGCGAGGCTCTCGACGGGGTTGCCGGGGACGATCCCCACGAGGGTCTCGGTGATCGAGGGTTTCTCGCGGGCGATCTCTATCTTCGCCGCCGCCTCGGTGCCGTATGAGGAGATGAGGGAGTCGCGCGTCTCCGACCCGAGCCCCGAGCCGGGCGTAAAGATCGAGCCGAGCGCGAGGCCGATCGTGATGGCGATCGCCGTCGTGCAGAGGTAGTAGCCGATCGTCTTCACGCCGATCCGCCCGAGCTTGCGGATGTCCCCGAGGCTCGCCGTCCCCACGAAGAGCGACGAGAAGACGAGGGGCACGACGATCATCCGGATGAGGCGGATGAAGATGTCGCCGACGGGGCGGAGGAGCTCGGCGCGGGGGCCGAGCAGGAGCCCCGCCGGCACGCCGAGGACGAGCCCGACGAGGATCTTCGTGTGGAGCCTCGTCTGCATGAAGCTGCGGACCGGGTTCATCGGGCTCCTTTCGCCGCGGAGCGGGTGCGGGGGCGCCCCGAGCCCGTTCCGGCACGGCGCGGCGGGGGCCGCCCCCCGAAATCCCTTGCAGCGGTGGGATTGTAGCCATAGAATCGATTGTACCGCAACCGGTTTTCACGGCTCGGCCGGCTTGCGGGCACGTCCCATGCGCACAGCACACGCCATATGCGGCCTCGCCGTCTTCCTCGCCGCTGCCCTCCCCGCCGGGGGGTGCGCGGGCGGCGAGACGGACTACGCCTCGCTCCGCCGGCGGATGGTCGAGACGCAGATCGCCCGGCGCGGCGTGACCGACTCCGCGACGGTGCGGGCGATGCTCGCCGTGCCGCGCCACCGGTTCGTGCCGGCGGACGTCCGCGGCATGTCCTACGAGGACCACCCGCTCCCGATCGGCAGCGGCCAGACGATCTCCCAGCCCTACATCGTCGCCCTCATGACCGCCTCGCTCGCTCTCACGGACACGTCGCGCGTCCTGGAGGTGGGGACGGGCTCGGGCTACCAGGCCGCCGTCCTCGCCGAGATCGCCCGCGAGGTCTACTCGATCGAGATCGTCACCGCGCTCGCCGAGCGGGCGGGGCGACTCCTGGCCGAACTCGGCTACGACAACGTCCACGTGCGCGCGGGGGACGGCTACGCCGGCTGGCCCGAAGCGGCCCCCTTCGACGGCGTGATCGTCACGGCCGCCGCGCCTCGCGTGCCCGAGCCCCTCGTAAAGCAATTGCGCGCCGGCGGGCGGCTCGTCATCCCCGTCGGCGAGGGCTGGCAGGAGCTGTGCGTCTACGAGAAGGAGGCTGGCGGCCAGCTCCGGCTCCTCTCGACCCTCCCCGTGCGGTTCGTCCCGATGACGGGGAAGGTGCGGAAATGAGCCGTTTCAACGGCGCGGCGGTCCTTCCCCGCCTCCGCTGGAAACCGCCCGGCGAGTATGGTATTCTCGTTTCCCGATGACGAACATCGACTTTTTGACCGGAGGAGAATGACAATGACACGGAGACTCTCAGCGGTATCGCAGGCGGCGCTCACGCTCACGATCGCCGCCGT
This region includes:
- a CDS encoding dicarboxylate/amino acid:cation symporter, which codes for MQTRLHTKILVGLVLGVPAGLLLGPRAELLRPVGDIFIRLIRMIVVPLVFSSLFVGTASLGDIRKLGRIGVKTIGYYLCTTAIAITIGLALGSIFTPGSGLGSETRDSLISSYGTEAAAKIEIAREKPSITETLVGIVPGNPVESLAEANMLQIIFFALLLGVAVTLVPDRRGQPLVGFFDALSEAMIQMVHLVMKLAPLGVFALIAVVVGQFGSAVLVSLLKYSLVVVAGLFLHVVFVYSTAVRVFGRISPAVFFRSIRPAQLIAFSTSSSNATLPVSMECAEENLGVSEEVASFVLPLGATINMDGTALYQGVAAVFIAQVYGLSLGIGDLLTIVLMATLASIGAAGVPGIGIITLTMVLQTIGVPLEGIALILGVDRILDMCRTVVNITGDISASVVVAATEGELAVPAADR
- a CDS encoding protein-L-isoaspartate(D-aspartate) O-methyltransferase: MRTAHAICGLAVFLAAALPAGGCAGGETDYASLRRRMVETQIARRGVTDSATVRAMLAVPRHRFVPADVRGMSYEDHPLPIGSGQTISQPYIVALMTASLALTDTSRVLEVGTGSGYQAAVLAEIAREVYSIEIVTALAERAGRLLAELGYDNVHVRAGDGYAGWPEAAPFDGVIVTAAAPRVPEPLVKQLRAGGRLVIPVGEGWQELCVYEKEAGGQLRLLSTLPVRFVPMTGKVRK